A window of Panicum virgatum strain AP13 chromosome 8K, P.virgatum_v5, whole genome shotgun sequence contains these coding sequences:
- the LOC120643782 gene encoding uncharacterized protein LOC120643782 — MVDSVFQLVDDLVNERIPGDHVYLERIGEYVPWSQVPALEEKVADWSKEDPVIWNVGMGAAASFAPTLRRLLSERINDLYGPYEHTIRVRLTPAVAAGCSAAQHWLAVEVLMEMAQAATREILPPLLRELKQLASEESYRSYGSKISDKLMFQALGREYVEIFGSSDPSVQWDPDYGHQPRTSPLLQMVREGYLQGKKYLLLVENLQVPVSLDVLAFLVGPGKRPSIYQQNRWLISAVSRDVCNRSHRIDQATRQATSSRWFNLSSEYYHAPVLGRLRPREGAVLISEALWDAANSIHRKLRIQEQQQRDLKFWFHVAQQCLYYSVLYHPQRKPDALFRPITKTSRTSPTPVVTSDELVRCWVAEGLLSSSVASPTDIPAAAASKKESNKSYYRSAYEVGEVVFQALQEYSLLPICPVPEDAATGASKIAEGVPGLKELAELYDLDDKGKQLRWVSFLDGRGRHVSRGWGEQTPIIPREVAMTTLVLRGHTNTSIAAFHFHKVWNSHLHVLDLSYTKILHLPPGLCQLVNLRLLSLRGCSKLDTSEDETPGPLSYLENLEVLDINSVPLLVLTREDGRNKSKLHFIDLLGSKISTLPSEFFDGMSSLEELILGNCSKLEELPHSVVKLSNLLVLHVEGTMITNFPEDTFEAMQRLETLKLINNSKLSSLPRSLSEAKCLRELHIYNCISLSLQDLWKLLSYLEDLYIETWKALKDIKIHEHRNLRTFSLSGPCIRRLSLRGCSRLKTVNFSDDLRALEDVDLSGTAIEEVPPNLPNLPQLRKVHLLNVQCFKRFPWHQVVRFPKVFYLDDSASDDNQFLKIHCQQRTCAAENYDREERNNTAQININDPGLFHSFNSDAANKLVKEGQFLQHFIVQVKPRSVRCMEPKNKSEICTKIQKQSPYLDVHSFEVSSIVPMMKLQPKRRHVEISANNQYPHGLRHLLSVTKSIFIGMILLSDALPNSIIV; from the exons ATGGTTGACTCTGTTTTTCAATTGGTCGATGACCTTGTAAATGAAAG GATTCCTGGTGACCACGTATACTTGGAGAGGATAGGTGAATATGTTCCGTGGAGTCAAGTACCAGCACTGGAAGAAAAGGTGGCGGACTGGAGCAAGGAGGATCCAGTGATCTGGAACGTTGGAATGGGAGCAGCGGCTTCGTTTGCGCCGACCCTGAGAAGGCTCTTGTCCGAGCGCATCAATGACCTATACGGCccgtacgagcacaccattcgtGTGCGGCTCACCCCTGCCGTGGCAGCAGGCTGCAGCGCCGCCCAGCACTGGCTGGCGGTTGAGGTCCTCATGGAGATGGCACAGGCAGCAACCCGCGAGATACTGCCGCCGCTGCTTCGGGAGCTCAAGCAACTTGCCAGCGAAGAGAGCTACAGGAGCTACGGCTCAAAGATCTCCGACAAGCTGATGTTCCAGGCTTTGGGGAGGGAGTACGTGGAGATTTTCGGGTCGTCGGATCCATCTGTGCAGTGGGACCCTGACTATGGCCATCAACCTCGTACCTCCCCGCTACTCCAAATGGTCAGAGAAGGATATTTGCAAGGGAAGAAGTATCTGCTGCTGGTAGAAAATCTGCAGGTTCCCGTGTCATTGGATGTGTTGGCTTTCCTAGTGGGCCCGGGCAAACGCCCATCAATCTACCAGCAGAACCGCTGGCTCATCTCAGCAGTGTCCCGGGACGTGTGCAACAGAAGCCACCGCATAGATCAGGCTACACGCCAGGCAACCAGCAGCAGGTGGTTTAACCTAAGTTCGGAGTACTACCACGCCCCGGTTCTTGGtcgtctccgtccgcgagaggGGGCCGTGCTGATCAGCGAGGCCTTATGGGATGCAGCCAACTCCATCCACAGAAAACTCCGGATCCAGGAGCAACAACAACGAGACCTGAAGTTCTGGTTTCACGTAGCTCAGCAGTGCCTGTACTACAGTGTTCTCTACCATCCACAAAGAAAACCTGATGCTCTCTTTAGACCAATAACAAAAACAAGCCGTACAAGCCCCACTCCTGTGGTGACCTCCGACGAGCTGGTTCGCTGCTGGGTGGCTGAGGGCCTGCTTTCCTCATCAGTAGCTAGCCCCACCGACATACCAGCAGCGGCCGCCAGCAAGAAGGAGAGCAACAAGAGCTACTACAGGTCTGCATATGAAGTAGGAGAGGTCGTCTTCCAAGCCTTGCAGGAGTACTCATTGCTGCCGATCTGTCCTGTGCCCGAGGATGCCGCCACCGGTGCGTCCAAGATAGCGGAGGGTGTTCCTGGACTCAAGGAATTAGCTGAGCTATATGATCTTGACGACAAGGGCAAGCAGCTGAGATGGGTCTCATTCCTGGATGGACGTGGCAGGCATGTGAGCAGGGGTTGGGGGGAACAAACACCAATTATTCCAAGAGAGGTGGCCATGACCACCCTTGTTCTGAGAGGTCACACCAACACATCGATAGCAGCCTTTCATTTCCACAAAGTGTGGAACAGCCATTTGCATGTTCTAGATTTGTCCTACACAAAGATACTTCATCTGCCTCCTGGGCTTTGTCAACTAGTGAATCTCCGCTTGCTCTCGCTCAGAGGCTGCTCTAAGCTCGACACATCAGAGGATGAAACTCCAGGACCGCTCTCCTATTTGGAGAACCTTGAAGTCCTTGATATTAATAGTGTTCCCTTACTCGTACTAACCCGAGAAGATGGCCGAAATAAAAGCAAACTGCACTTCATTGATCTATTAGGGTCCAAAATTTCTACTCTGCCTTCTGAATTCTTCGATGGCATGTCAAGCCTTGAGGAGCTCATTCTTGGCAATTGCTCCAAACTCGAAGAATTGCCTCATTCGGTGGTCAAACTATCCAATCTGTTGGTCCTTCATGTCGAGGGGACTATGATTACCAATTTTCCGGAGGATACATTTGAAGCAATGCAAAGGCTGGAGACACTCAAGCTAATTAACAACAGTAAATTGAGTTCACTCCCAAGGTCATTGTCCGAAGCCAAATGCCTCAGAGAGCTACATATTTACAATTGCATTAGCTTGAGTCTTCAGGATCTCTGGAAGCTATTATCGTACCTTGAGGATCTTTATATTGAAACATGGAAGGCCCTGAAAGATATCAAAATCCATGAGCATCGTAACTTGAGAACATTCTCACTCTCTGGACCATGTATTCGACGCCTATCCTTGCGTGGGTGCAGCAGGCTCAAAACAGTGAACTTCAGTGATGATCTTAGAGCATTGGAGGATGTTGATCTTTCAGGAacagctattgaggaggtccctCCCAACCTCCCAAATCTGCCACAACTCAGGAAGGTACATCTTCTGAATGTCCAATGTTTCAAGAGATtcccatggcatcaggtggttAGGTTTCCCAAGGTTTTCTATTTGGATGACTCTGCTAGTGATGATAATCAGTTTTTGAAGATACATTGCCAGCAGAGAACTTGTGCAGCTGAAAATTATGATAGGGAGGAAAGAAACAATACTGCTCAGATCAACATAAATGACCCCGGTCTATTTCATAGCTTCAACTCAGATGCTGCTAACAAGTTAGTCAAGGAAGGGCAGTTTCTTCAACACTTCATTGTCCAAGTTAAACCACGCAGTGTGAGATGCATGGAGCCGAAGAACAAAAGTGAGATATGCACCAAGATCCAGAAGCAATCACCTTATCTTGATGTGCATTCTTTTGAGGTGTCTAGCATTGTGCCCATGATGAAACTTCAGCCAAAACGACGTCATGTGGAGATATCTGCAAACAATCAGTATCCGCATGGATTAAGGCATCTTCTCTCTGTCACAAAGTCAATATTCATTGGGATGATTCTTCTATCAGATGCTTTACCGAACTCAATTATAGTATGA